A stretch of DNA from Vibrio palustris:
GCCAACGGAAGATACAATAATTGAAGTTGCATATTCCTGAGTTTTATCATAAATCGATAATAGGGCAGTGGGACAATGAAACACATCCGAAACTATATTGATTAGGGTATGAAGTGCAGGCAATTGAGCAATTTTTTCTGACTTCAGTTGTTCAAGTGCTTGGTTATAGACTTCTGAATAATCGAATGTTGATGTCATACTTATTAGTACCCCAAAGATAATTACCTTCTAAATATAGCTCTCTTTGTCTTGAGTGAAGCTACTGCGAGGTAATAACTGACTGGGATAGAGAGAAATACTCAAAAATTGGTAGGCGAATGTGCCATAACAAGTATCAATAAACTGAGCAGCGTAAATAGAATAAACACAAAAAAGCCAGCGCGAACGCTGGCTTTGGGGACTAATTAAATCAACTTGTGACTTAGAAATCGTAACTCATGGTTACCCAGTAGTTACGGCCTGGATTGACGTAACCGGATGTTGCACGCGTAGTACTAAAGTAATCACCCGCATATTCGGTTGAACGACCAGAGCCGTACAGTTCTACATCCGTAAAGTCTTTATCAAATAGGTTATTGATCGTACCGGATAGTTTAAGATCTGGCATGATTTGGTAAGAGGCGCCAAGGTTAACCACAGTCCACGCGTGAATATCGCCACGGTCATCAAGGATTTCACGTTGTGTGCTACTTAAGTTACCACGCTTACTGGTATAACGTGGCGTTTTACCGTGGTATTCAGCTTTCAGCCAAGAGTTTAGCTTAGGGCTAACTTGCCAGCGTAACGTCGCGTTGGCCATGTGTTTTGCGGTATGTCCAAAGGCTGCGCCGTCGTTATCACCACCCACTTGTTCGGTATCGGTGTAGGTGTAGTTAACACGCAGAGTCAAATCATCGCTATAAATTGGGAATGAGCTCGCAAACTCAATACCACGCATTTTAGCTTTACCAATGTTCTCATACGTGGTGCTATTGCTATCAATTTCAACCGATGACAGCGCATTTTTATAGTGGCTTACAAAGACGGTGATATTGGCTTTGAAGTTATTGATGTTCTCATAGTAAACACCCGCTTCGTAGTTGGTGCTTTCTTCTGGATCTAAGTCTGGGTTACCATAGCTGTTGACGGTACCACGGTGACCAACACCACTAATACCATCATGAAGATGCGCTAATGATGGTGTTTTGTAACCGGTACTCACACCCCCTTTCATGGTCCAGTCATCATCTAGATTCCAGACGAGATAAGCTCGCGGGCTTACATGACTGCCAAACGCGTCATGGTGCTCGTATCGCGCGCCCACGGTTAAGGCTAGTGGGTCAATGATTTGCCAAGTATCTTCGGCAAATGCGGCATAAGAGTCTTCTTTGAATGTTTCACCGGTTTTCGCAAGTACGATGCCATCTTTCATTTCTGAGTGCCAGTATTGCACACCAAACGTGGCTGAATGCGATGAGCCAAATTCAGTCATCAACTTCGAATTGAAGATAGTGTTATTGTTTTCAAGCTTACGATCATCACCGTAGTCATCGGTGTTTTCAAAACTGTAAGACAGTACACGCCCTTTTGTTTCCGTTGAGGTGTATGAGATGTCTGATTGGAGTGTACCAAAGCTTAATTCAGAACGTTGCCCAAGGATGAATTGGTTTTTATTGTATTCCATTTCATCTCTATAACCGCCACCAGTGGTGCCGAGGTCGCCGAGTTGCTCATCTTTGTTATCAAAGGTTTGGCGAGCTATGCTGGCATCAAAAAACACAGAGTTATCGTCATTGATATTGTAGCTCAGGCGTCCGCCTAGGTTGTAATTATCCGTTTCGGTCGGATAAGGTACTCGCGAAACGCCGGTATCGCTCAGTGATGTCACTGGTGAACCTTCGCGGTGTTTAACCTTACCACGCAAGTTGAGATTCAGTGTATTTTCGATGATAGGGCCAGACGTGTTAAAGCTTAGTGACGATGTATCACCAAACTTATCATTCTCTTGCAGTCCGTAGCCAGCTTCGATATTACCTGCCCACTGTTTTTGGTCTTTTTTGGTGATAATATTGACCACACCGCCCATCGCATCTGAGCCATAAAGTGTCGACATTGGACCGCGAATCACTTCGATATGGTCAATCGCGGCTAGAGGTGGGATAAAGCCATTTCCCATCGAGCCGAAACCATTTGGTGTGGTATCACCACTTGCGTTTTGGCGAATACCATCCACAAGTATTAATGTATCACTGCTGCTCATACCACGAATACTGACGCTGAGGCCGCCAGTTTTACCAGTATTACCGCGTACATCAACGCCTTCAATGCCGCTTAACGCTTCACCGAGGTTAATGTAGTTTTTTTCTGAAAGATCTTGCTGACTGATAACGGATATAGAAGCGGGGGCGTCAGTAATTTTCTTTTCAAAACCAGCGTTAGCAGTAACAACCATGGTTTCATTAGCAGTAACGGAGTCGGCCGCTGAGGCCTGCATTGAAGCCAATCCAGAGACGATCGCCAGCGTAAGAGGGGCGTATTTAAAATTCAAAATCTTAAATCCTTATAGGTGATATTGACATGATGCTGACCATATTACGCTAATAGGAATGATTATCAATGGCATTCTTATTCATGTGTTTAAAATAACAACAGTTCCAACAAACAATGAATAAAGGTTGGCAATTAATCTTTTTGACGGTTTGCTGCTGGGAGTACGTCGACTTTGGCTTTATTTCTCATCGTTATTGTGTTTTTTTGTATTAAATACAATAGCTTATTTTTATAATTTAGATTTTATATCATATTCAAATTATACAGGCTGATTACGTTGGTATGGCGCGAATCAGTTAGTGTCAGGTCTTTATGTTGCATATGTGGGATGATTTGTTTTTATATTGGAACATTTATTGTGGAACTTTTTATAGACGTAGTAGGAATAGCGGCGAGGGCATTGAAATCTATCGGCTATTTACGTTCTATGGCACTATGAGTGGTCACAAAAGCCAATTAATAACAGATGAAGACATAGATTCGTCATTGAACTGAATAGAGGAGGCATTATGAGCCGTATAGGATTTCTTGGTTTAGGCATTATGGGTAAAGCAATGGCGCTAAATCTCGTTAAAGCGGGGTTTGATGTCACAGTTTGGAATCGAGATAGTCATAAGTGCGATGAACTTGTGGAACAAGGCGCACGCGTCGCGGCAACACCGAAAGCGGTCGCCCAAGTCTGCGATATTACCTTTGCAATGGTTGCCGACCCACAAGCAGCGTTGGCGATCTGTCAGGGTGAGAATGGCGTCGCGGCAGGTATTGCTGAGGGACGAGGTTATGTGGATATGTCGACCGTCGATGATACGACCTCACTGGAGATTGCCAATGCCATTACCCATGCAGGGGGACGGTTTTTAGAGGCACCAGTATCAGGTACGAAAAAGCCAGCGGAAGATGGCACTTTAGTGATTCTTGCCGCAGGTGACGAGTCGCTTTATCAGCAAGCCAAACCAGCTTTTGACGTCATGGGAAAAATGGCACCGTATCTCGGGGCTATTGGCCAAGGTGCGAACATGAAGCTCGTTGTGAATATGATCATGGGCGGTATGTTAAATATCTTTAGTGAAGGGATGGCGTTGGGACAAAAGTCAGGGCTAGACGGTCAGGCTATTCTCGATGTATTAGCCGCGGGTGCGATGGCTAACCCAATGTTTACCATTAAAGGGAAAATGTGTTTGGAAGACAATTATGCGACCAGTTTTCCACTCAAGCATATGCAAAAAGATTTACGTTTAGCCGTCGCCTTGGGTGATAAATTGGATCAACCTCTGCCAACGGCGGCTGCGACTAATGAAGCATTCAAACAGGCCAAAAAAGCGGGCTACGCAGATGAAGATATTGCGGCTGTGCATAAAATAAATCGCTGATATTCGTCATTGATGAACCGCGGTCATCAGTGTGGGGTGGTTTGCCAGCGTAAGCTGTACATACGGCACTCTGCTGTTAACGCTCTGATGGCTGGGTTGTGTTCACTGGCGCGATTCATTAATAGATAGATGCCGTGAGATTCAGCCAGATCATCGGCAAGCGGATAAAAAGATAAACCAATTTGCTCGGAGACTTCCGACATCCGCGAGGGCAGTAGCGCGGCATAATTGCCCGCTTTCAAAGCAAAGCTTAAGCCAAAAATGCTCGAGAATTCAGAGTGAATGTGTATTTGCCCATCGAGTTTTGCCATGACTGTGTCGAAGGTGTCTCGCAGGCCAAAGCCTTGAGTCAGTGTCATAAAAGTTTGGGTTTTTAAATAGGATTTGCTTATCGGTAGGTCATGTTGATTCGGTTGAGTACTGGTTTTCGCAACGCTATAGCTTAGTTTGTCATCAAACAGTTTTAGCGCAGTGTGCTGCGTACTTTCTTCCAGACGCTGATCGCCATAAATCATCACCACATCCAGATTAGAGCGCTTCAACTGCTCGATCAAGTCGCAGTTTGAGCCAGTATGAAACTCAAGTTCGACATCTGGGCGGCGCTGTTTATAGGCCGATAATAAGTGAGGGACGAGATCGATCGTCAATGAATTCACCGAGCCGACCCGTAGACGCTTAGGTTCCATCCCTGCGGAGATTTGCGTGTTATCGATGGCACGTGCCAGATCGCTTAGTGCAGGTAAACATTGATCATACAAAATATGTGCAGAGTATAAGGGGACTAAACTCCGACCACGCTTTTCAAACAGAATACATTCCAAATCTTCTTCGAGTGCATGAATGGAGCGATACACCGACAACGAGCTGACATTTAAAGCTTGGGCCACATGATTCATATTTTGATGTTCCATGTAACTTAGGAACACCTCTAAGCGTTTAATCGTGGTAGGTAGACGTCGATTCATAGTGCCTCGGAAGTGTCGATGATGGAAATTAGCCATATTTTCGCACTAACATTTTGAGGTTAGAAAGGTTTTCGCTCTCTAATGAGACCGATATCGTATCCGGCATACTAACTTTACACAATCCTGTGAGCACGCTTCCTGGTTTCATTTCAATCGCTAAGGTAACACCACGTTCTTTGAGCATGGCAACGCTCTCCCACCAATGAACTTGGCGGGCCATATTATGGACAAGATCATCACGAATGCGCTCGGTTGGATAAAGTACCCGTGCGGCATTGGCGCTAACATAGGTAGTTTTTGGGCGCGCAAAAGGAATGGGCTCAAAAGCGTGTGAGAATTGCTCGGCTTGTGTGGCTAATAGCTCGCAGTGCGAAGGGACATTAACATTGAGGCGATGGGCGCTAGTGGCTTGTTTTTGCAGTGCTAATTTACACAAATAATCTAAGGCATCATTACTGCCAGAGACCACCACTTGTGTTTCTGTATTAATATTGGCGATGTAGGTGAGGTAGTTCGCTTGTGCGGCTTCATCGATCAATACGCTGACGGTGGCCACCGGTAAACCGATGATGGCGGCCATGGCATAGCCTTCAGGGTAAGCTTGCGCCATTAGCTCACCGCGGCGGGCCACTAAAGAAAGCCCGTGTTCAAAGTCGATGCAACGAGCACTGATTGCGGCGGGAAACGCGCCAATGGATAAGCCTAGTACATAATCTGGTTCAATCTCTTGTGCGCGCAGTATTTCGGCATAAGCATAGCTGCAAATCGTTAAGGCAACTTGTGTATTACGGTTATTTTCTAATGCGTGTGGCGTATCGAGTGTCAGTACATCTTGTTGTAAGTGGTGACTGGCTTGTTCAATGAGCTGACGTCCGATATCGAACGCCATTAAATCGTGTAGCATCCCAGCTTTTTGTGTACCTTGACCGGGAAAGGTAAATAAAGTCGCCATAATGTGACTCCTTAACAATGAGGTGGTTGCCACGGGTGGTGAGAAATAGTGGGACCCGTGTGGCTTTTGATCATCACACTATCGCTGCTTAGCCATTCGTTCATCGCAAAAGCCCCGTAAGGCGTTTCGATTTGCACGTCAGGGCGCAGCGGTAATGACTGAAGCTGATCCGATATATGACGACACCAAGCCTTATCAAGCGGCTCTGGACATAGCAAACGTAAATCGATGTCGCTGTCGAGGTGTGCTGTCGGGATCCCGGTTGCCAGTTCAAACGCTAAACTGCCATTGATCCCCCAAGAGTGCTGAGCGGCGTGCATGATCTGATCAATCTCATGCAAGGCTTGCCAATGAGGAAGAGGATGGCGCGTATCTTGGGTTTCCCAGCCGCGTTGCTCGGTGAGCGCTTCCGGTGTGAGACTGCGTAGTATGTCATGTGGAGCAATAAAACTGGCGTGACGTTGGCTGCGGTTGGTGCCCCGAATGCCGACCGCAATACGGCCGGATTGTATCGGTGCGCGTCTTACCACGACCGGGCGCTCAATGAGATCGGAGCGGGTAAACCACTCCGGTACGTCTTCAATGTCGCTTAATTGTGAAACCCATAATAAATCGTGAGGCGCGTAGACGCGATCCATAGTGACCTCTTTATAGTAGGAAATACATAAACAGTGGCATAGTCAGTGCGAACAAGATAGTTGAGAGCAACAGCGTACCTTCCGAATCTTCATCTTGAACGCCAAACCCATTACCAAACATGACACCAAAAAAACCAGTGGCCAGCGCGATGAGGAATACGGAGGCGGCGAGCAGCGTTGCCGGTAATCCAAAGGCGATCGCAATGCCGTATGCAATGATCGGTTGTACGAAGTTTTTCAACCCAAATCCAACGAGAACCGCACGGTTGATTTTTAAGCGACGAGCAGAAACAATCAATCCCGTTAAGAAGAGTGCACCACCGCCGGCGGCCGCCGCCAAGGGGCTTAACGCATGAGTAAGCAGTGCTGGCATGGTCGTACCAAAACAAGAAAAAATCGTACCGAGAATTGGCCATAACACGATCGGGTTTTTAAACGCTTTAACCAACAAGGGCACAACCAACGATCCCATCGAGGCGTCTTTATATTCTGGTTTGGTTTCTTTTTCTAGCACCATTAAGGTTAAAGGTGACAGGAAGATGGAACCACAGGCGATAGAAATCGCGACGTTCAACGCAATATCACTGCTAGACGCCCCGTGAATCGTCTCACTGAGAATAGGCACGCCAAGTGCGGCATAGTTAGGCAGTGAAATCGTCAGTGCATAAACGGCGGCTTGCGCTGGTGGTTTGTTAAAGTAACGGCGGGCGATGTAGTAAGTGAATGCCCACAACAGCCACATTGCTAATACCAAAATGGCAATCAAGGGGAGTTTACTCACAAAGCCTGCAATAGGAGTGTGCCATGTGGCGGTAAATAATGCGGTTGGCAGGGCAAAACGCATAACAAAGACGTTGAGAACCGACACGTTTTTGTTATCTGCAATCTTACGATAGCCACAAAAGTAACCGAGCCCAAGGACCAGGAAGATGGGAGCAATGGCGTTTATTATAGCGTGAAACATAAATATGATACCTCGAAATGGCGGTATAACTACATAGCATTATGAAGCGATACCGCGTTAGACAGGAATTACCACTCTTGCGCCATCACTTGGCGTACCTGAAGAGAGGCACTGCGGTTATTGCTATGTAAGCGACCCGATAAATCACGACATGTATCTTGAGCAATATCTTCAAGCGCGTCGGCAAGCGCAGATTCGACCATTTGAATATCATCAAATTGCGGCTGTTCGGCATCGTTAACCGAGACTTTTTTCCATAACAACCCAAGGGTGCTGTAGTTTTGAATATCGTAGGCCATGGGTGGAATGGTCGCGGCGAGTTTTTCTAGCTCCGCGACAGACCTTAAGGTAATACGTGCGGCTGACGCTTTTCCCATCGCATGCACCATACATCCTTCATCATCGAGCGCAATTAAACGGTTGGCTTGATAGCCGTGGGCTAAAAAACCACCCGACATCGCTTTACCAACAATCAAACCAATGACCGGATGACCCGCGTTACGCGCCATCGCATAGGCGTTTGCCGATGCGGCGAGTGCTTGGTGAATACCATAGGCTTCTTCTCGGCGACCATAAGCTTGTGAAGGGACATCAATGACGGCCACAATCGCGGTTTTGCTATCACTGTGTTGATCGTTAGTCACAACATCAGTGATCGCTTTAGCAAGGTTCCAGCCTTCTAAAAGGCCAACTTCTCCTTGACGAGCGCGAGGGAATGGGTTGTTTTCATCAATAACCACGGCGATAAAACGCGCACTATGTTGACCAATTTTTCCATCCGTGACTTTGACCGAAGGGGCGAAGCCCGTGATGTTTTGGCCATGAGTAGTTAAGGCATTAAGCCAAGTTAGACCACGATGACTCATTTGCATTCTCCTTGGGTGAAGTAGTGACGAACCAGTGCAGGGGTAGCTTGCTGCGCGGTATCGATTTGGTTAAACACAGACAAAAATGTCTCGACCTGCTCACAGCGCGCAGAGGCGGGTAAGGGTTGATGAATAATATTCGATATATCTGAGCGAATTTGGTGAGCATCATCGTCTGAAAATACATCGGCAAAGCGAGAAGCGAATCTGGCTTCTCCTCCTGTGAACGACCAAATAAATGGACGGTTGCGTGAGTCGTACTCTTCTATCCCTGCTTCTTGTTCAATAACTTGTGGTCCATTTAGTCCAAGGCGTGCTTCTTGAGTGACAATGACTTTGCTACATAACCCCGCCGCAATGGACATGCCACCGAAGCAACCAACCGCGCCAGCAACCACACCAATGACCGGCACATAATCACGGAGTGCCACAATACCTGCATGAATATCGGCAATGGCCGCGAGGCCTAGATTCGCTTCTTGCAAGCGCACACCGCCTGTTTCTAACAGTAAAATTACTTGAGTTGGGTGGCCTGCTTTGGCGTCTTTGAGCGCAAGCTCCAAAGCCGCGGCCATTTTCGCGCCGGAAATCTCGCCAATGGCACCGCCCTGAAAGGTGCCATCAATGCCGACTACAACGCTCGGTTTACCATCGATAGTTCCCTTGGCGACCACACAGCCATCATCGCTTTGTGGAACAATACCTTGTGGCACAAGCCACGGTGAAAAGGAATGATGTTGATTGCCCATAACTTCACGAAAGGTACCTGCATCCAATAGGAATTTGGCGCGCTCCCGAGGGCCCATTTCTATAAAGGATATGGTGCCAAGCGTGTTCGCGCTCGCGCGAGCAGGGGCGGTGGTGATTTGTTCCAAGGCTTGCACGAG
This window harbors:
- a CDS encoding TonB-dependent receptor domain-containing protein — translated: MNFKYAPLTLAIVSGLASMQASAADSVTANETMVVTANAGFEKKITDAPASISVISQQDLSEKNYINLGEALSGIEGVDVRGNTGKTGGLSVSIRGMSSSDTLILVDGIRQNASGDTTPNGFGSMGNGFIPPLAAIDHIEVIRGPMSTLYGSDAMGGVVNIITKKDQKQWAGNIEAGYGLQENDKFGDTSSLSFNTSGPIIENTLNLNLRGKVKHREGSPVTSLSDTGVSRVPYPTETDNYNLGGRLSYNINDDNSVFFDASIARQTFDNKDEQLGDLGTTGGGYRDEMEYNKNQFILGQRSELSFGTLQSDISYTSTETKGRVLSYSFENTDDYGDDRKLENNNTIFNSKLMTEFGSSHSATFGVQYWHSEMKDGIVLAKTGETFKEDSYAAFAEDTWQIIDPLALTVGARYEHHDAFGSHVSPRAYLVWNLDDDWTMKGGVSTGYKTPSLAHLHDGISGVGHRGTVNSYGNPDLDPEESTNYEAGVYYENINNFKANITVFVSHYKNALSSVEIDSNSTTYENIGKAKMRGIEFASSFPIYSDDLTLRVNYTYTDTEQVGGDNDGAAFGHTAKHMANATLRWQVSPKLNSWLKAEYHGKTPRYTSKRGNLSSTQREILDDRGDIHAWTVVNLGASYQIMPDLKLSGTINNLFDKDFTDVELYGSGRSTEYAGDYFSTTRATSGYVNPGRNYWVTMSYDF
- a CDS encoding NAD(P)-dependent oxidoreductase, yielding MSRIGFLGLGIMGKAMALNLVKAGFDVTVWNRDSHKCDELVEQGARVAATPKAVAQVCDITFAMVADPQAALAICQGENGVAAGIAEGRGYVDMSTVDDTTSLEIANAITHAGGRFLEAPVSGTKKPAEDGTLVILAAGDESLYQQAKPAFDVMGKMAPYLGAIGQGANMKLVVNMIMGGMLNIFSEGMALGQKSGLDGQAILDVLAAGAMANPMFTIKGKMCLEDNYATSFPLKHMQKDLRLAVALGDKLDQPLPTAAATNEAFKQAKKAGYADEDIAAVHKINR
- a CDS encoding LysR family transcriptional regulator; amino-acid sequence: MNRRLPTTIKRLEVFLSYMEHQNMNHVAQALNVSSLSVYRSIHALEEDLECILFEKRGRSLVPLYSAHILYDQCLPALSDLARAIDNTQISAGMEPKRLRVGSVNSLTIDLVPHLLSAYKQRRPDVELEFHTGSNCDLIEQLKRSNLDVVMIYGDQRLEESTQHTALKLFDDKLSYSVAKTSTQPNQHDLPISKSYLKTQTFMTLTQGFGLRDTFDTVMAKLDGQIHIHSEFSSIFGLSFALKAGNYAALLPSRMSEVSEQIGLSFYPLADDLAESHGIYLLMNRASEHNPAIRALTAECRMYSLRWQTTPH
- a CDS encoding ACP S-malonyltransferase; amino-acid sequence: MATLFTFPGQGTQKAGMLHDLMAFDIGRQLIEQASHHLQQDVLTLDTPHALENNRNTQVALTICSYAYAEILRAQEIEPDYVLGLSIGAFPAAISARCIDFEHGLSLVARRGELMAQAYPEGYAMAAIIGLPVATVSVLIDEAAQANYLTYIANINTETQVVVSGSNDALDYLCKLALQKQATSAHRLNVNVPSHCELLATQAEQFSHAFEPIPFARPKTTYVSANAARVLYPTERIRDDLVHNMARQVHWWESVAMLKERGVTLAIEMKPGSVLTGLCKVSMPDTISVSLESENLSNLKMLVRKYG
- a CDS encoding malonate decarboxylase holo-ACP synthase, whose translation is MDRVYAPHDLLWVSQLSDIEDVPEWFTRSDLIERPVVVRRAPIQSGRIAVGIRGTNRSQRHASFIAPHDILRSLTPEALTEQRGWETQDTRHPLPHWQALHEIDQIMHAAQHSWGINGSLAFELATGIPTAHLDSDIDLRLLCPEPLDKAWCRHISDQLQSLPLRPDVQIETPYGAFAMNEWLSSDSVMIKSHTGPTISHHPWQPPHC
- a CDS encoding AEC family transporter gives rise to the protein MFHAIINAIAPIFLVLGLGYFCGYRKIADNKNVSVLNVFVMRFALPTALFTATWHTPIAGFVSKLPLIAILVLAMWLLWAFTYYIARRYFNKPPAQAAVYALTISLPNYAALGVPILSETIHGASSSDIALNVAISIACGSIFLSPLTLMVLEKETKPEYKDASMGSLVVPLLVKAFKNPIVLWPILGTIFSCFGTTMPALLTHALSPLAAAAGGGALFLTGLIVSARRLKINRAVLVGFGLKNFVQPIIAYGIAIAFGLPATLLAASVFLIALATGFFGVMFGNGFGVQDEDSEGTLLLSTILFALTMPLFMYFLL
- the mdcE gene encoding biotin-independent malonate decarboxylase subunit gamma, with product MSHRGLTWLNALTTHGQNITGFAPSVKVTDGKIGQHSARFIAVVIDENNPFPRARQGEVGLLEGWNLAKAITDVVTNDQHSDSKTAIVAVIDVPSQAYGRREEAYGIHQALAASANAYAMARNAGHPVIGLIVGKAMSGGFLAHGYQANRLIALDDEGCMVHAMGKASAARITLRSVAELEKLAATIPPMAYDIQNYSTLGLLWKKVSVNDAEQPQFDDIQMVESALADALEDIAQDTCRDLSGRLHSNNRSASLQVRQVMAQEW
- a CDS encoding biotin-independent malonate decarboxylase subunit beta; translation: MEQLTFSYAAHHSIDTMVRVGNVGSGDLEILLEPTDQDTITIELITSIDNRQPLWDAIFQRQFADGVPAMQITINDFGATPGVIGLRLVQALEQITTAPARASANTLGTISFIEMGPRERAKFLLDAGTFREVMGNQHHSFSPWLVPQGIVPQSDDGCVVAKGTIDGKPSVVVGIDGTFQGGAIGEISGAKMAAALELALKDAKAGHPTQVILLLETGGVRLQEANLGLAAIADIHAGIVALRDYVPVIGVVAGAVGCFGGMSIAAGLCSKVIVTQEARLGLNGPQVIEQEAGIEEYDSRNRPFIWSFTGGEARFASRFADVFSDDDAHQIRSDISNIIHQPLPASARCEQVETFLSVFNQIDTAQQATPALVRHYFTQGECK